A region of Myxococcus stipitatus DSM 14675 DNA encodes the following proteins:
- the sinM gene encoding signal integration modulator SinM, which translates to MRLALLFVLVLGVACSSSNRPPGPGEPDASASEDSGTRDDGGTPEDDGGTREDGGPTDDGGTPEDGGTGEEDAGSCEPPTSVRETLLVPGLNTPRRLAVDATDLYISESHSLRPGQVDGEGQLLRLPRAGGDVVSVAKGFIAPDAIAVDSKNIYVLDQQGLWRVNKATGERGTVPIEASVNNVITGGTEVLATRLNGRDVVVVATGARRLVRVDTVGATPASVVLFEGEPGTQVRGARVDGLNVWFLVSGGGEPGLYRAALDESTPPQRVDPSITSGTSLELTPTHFLITEGSGGTGRVLEVSRAGGDQARVLAEGLQGPLFPVELNGAVYFKESVASGSDFLRRVRGCPPGVTDAVGPLGTGPGGLIVDGNTLLYTSQESGTRGAVGRVP; encoded by the coding sequence ATGAGACTCGCGCTCCTGTTCGTCCTGGTGCTGGGTGTGGCGTGTTCCTCCTCGAACAGGCCCCCGGGACCGGGCGAACCGGACGCGAGTGCCTCGGAGGACTCGGGCACCCGGGATGATGGGGGCACGCCGGAGGACGACGGCGGAACCCGCGAAGACGGCGGCCCGACGGACGATGGTGGCACCCCGGAGGACGGCGGCACGGGCGAAGAGGACGCGGGGAGCTGTGAGCCGCCCACGTCGGTGCGCGAGACCCTTCTCGTGCCCGGACTGAACACCCCGAGGCGCCTCGCGGTTGACGCGACGGACCTCTACATCTCCGAGTCCCACTCGCTGCGTCCCGGACAGGTCGATGGAGAGGGACAGCTGCTCCGACTTCCTCGCGCGGGCGGCGACGTGGTCTCCGTCGCCAAGGGCTTCATCGCCCCCGATGCCATCGCCGTGGACTCGAAGAACATCTACGTGCTGGACCAGCAGGGGCTGTGGCGCGTGAACAAGGCCACCGGTGAGCGGGGCACCGTGCCCATCGAGGCGTCGGTGAACAACGTCATCACCGGAGGCACGGAGGTCCTCGCCACGCGGCTGAATGGCCGGGACGTCGTCGTGGTGGCGACCGGCGCGAGGAGGCTCGTCCGGGTCGACACCGTCGGGGCCACCCCTGCGTCCGTCGTGCTCTTCGAGGGCGAGCCCGGTACCCAGGTCCGCGGCGCTCGCGTCGACGGACTGAATGTCTGGTTCCTCGTCTCGGGGGGCGGCGAGCCGGGCCTGTACCGCGCGGCCCTGGACGAGAGCACCCCACCCCAGCGCGTGGACCCGAGCATCACCTCGGGCACGTCGCTGGAGCTCACGCCCACGCACTTCCTCATCACCGAAGGCTCCGGCGGCACGGGCCGGGTCCTCGAGGTGTCTCGCGCCGGAGGAGACCAGGCGCGAGTGCTCGCCGAGGGACTGCAAGGCCCCCTGTTCCCGGTGGAGCTGAACGGCGCCGTCTACTTCAAGGAGTCCGTGGCGAGCGGCTCGGACTTCCTGCGCCGCGTCCGAGGCTGCCCTCCTGGCGTCACCGACGCGGTCGGCCCTCTCGGCACGGGCCCCGGAGGACTCATCGTCGACGGGAACACCCTGCTCTACACCTCGCAGGAGAGCGGCACCCGAGGCGCTGTCGGCCGCGTCCCCTGA
- the groL gene encoding chaperonin GroEL (60 kDa chaperone family; promotes refolding of misfolded polypeptides especially under stressful conditions; forms two stacked rings of heptamers to form a barrel-shaped 14mer; ends can be capped by GroES; misfolded proteins enter the barrel where they are refolded when GroES binds), translating into MAAKEIFFHQSAREAILRGVRTLADAVAVTLGPKGRNVVIEKSFGSPTVTKDGVTVAKEIDLENKFENMGAQMVKEVASKTSDKAGDGTTTATVLARAIYEEGLKLVAAGHSPMDLKRGIDKAVEVVVEELKKLSKPTSDKKAIAQVGTISANGDETIGTIIADAMEKVGKEGVITVEEAKGLETTLSVVEGMQFDRGYVSPYFVTNRERMEVVLDDPFILISEKKISSMQDMVPILEQVARAGKPLLLIADDIEGEALATLVVNKIRGVLNVAAVKAPGFGDRRKEMLKDIATLTGGMVVSEELGHKYENLSLSDLGRAKRITVDKDNTTVVDGNGKKEEIEGRIKLIRGQIDTVTSDYDREKLQERLAKLVGGVAVINVGAATETEMKEKKARVEDALHATRAAVEEGIVPGGGVAYLRTLGALETLKPGGEQNFGVEIIRRALQEPLRKIASNAGVEGAVVINKVREGKGAYGYNARTDVYEDLEKAGVIDPTKVERTALQNAASVASLLLTTEAMVAERPKGKAKGAGAGAGMPDYGGDDMEY; encoded by the coding sequence ATGGCAGCGAAGGAGATTTTCTTCCACCAGTCCGCGCGTGAGGCCATCCTGCGCGGCGTCCGCACTCTGGCGGACGCGGTCGCGGTGACGCTCGGTCCCAAGGGCCGCAACGTGGTCATCGAGAAGAGCTTCGGCTCGCCCACGGTCACCAAGGACGGCGTCACCGTCGCCAAGGAGATCGACCTCGAGAACAAGTTCGAGAACATGGGCGCGCAGATGGTGAAGGAGGTCGCGTCGAAGACCTCCGACAAGGCGGGCGACGGCACCACGACGGCGACGGTGCTGGCGCGGGCCATCTACGAGGAGGGCCTGAAGCTGGTGGCCGCGGGCCACAGCCCGATGGACCTCAAGCGGGGCATCGACAAGGCGGTGGAGGTGGTGGTGGAGGAGCTGAAGAAGCTCTCCAAGCCCACGTCCGACAAGAAGGCCATTGCCCAGGTGGGCACCATCTCCGCGAACGGGGATGAGACCATCGGCACCATCATCGCGGACGCGATGGAGAAGGTGGGCAAGGAGGGCGTCATCACCGTCGAGGAGGCCAAGGGCCTCGAGACGACGCTCTCGGTGGTGGAGGGCATGCAGTTCGACCGTGGCTACGTCTCGCCGTACTTCGTGACGAACCGCGAGCGGATGGAAGTGGTCCTCGACGACCCGTTCATCCTCATCAGCGAGAAGAAGATCTCCTCGATGCAGGACATGGTGCCCATCCTGGAGCAGGTGGCGCGCGCCGGTAAGCCGCTGCTGCTCATCGCCGACGACATCGAGGGCGAGGCGCTGGCCACGCTCGTGGTGAACAAGATCCGCGGCGTGCTGAACGTGGCCGCGGTGAAGGCGCCGGGCTTCGGCGACCGCCGCAAGGAGATGCTGAAGGACATCGCCACGCTGACCGGTGGCATGGTCGTCAGCGAGGAGCTGGGCCACAAGTACGAGAACCTCTCGCTCAGCGACCTGGGCCGCGCCAAGCGCATCACGGTGGACAAGGACAACACCACCGTCGTCGATGGCAACGGCAAGAAGGAGGAGATCGAGGGCCGCATCAAGCTCATCCGTGGGCAGATCGACACGGTCACCAGCGACTATGACCGCGAGAAGCTCCAGGAGCGTCTGGCGAAGCTGGTGGGCGGCGTGGCCGTCATCAACGTCGGCGCGGCGACCGAGACGGAGATGAAGGAGAAGAAGGCCCGCGTCGAGGACGCGCTGCATGCGACCCGCGCGGCCGTCGAGGAGGGCATCGTCCCGGGCGGCGGCGTGGCGTACCTGCGCACGCTGGGCGCGCTCGAGACGCTCAAGCCGGGTGGCGAGCAGAACTTCGGCGTGGAGATCATCCGCCGCGCGCTCCAGGAGCCGCTGCGGAAGATCGCCAGCAACGCGGGCGTCGAGGGCGCCGTGGTCATCAACAAGGTTCGCGAGGGCAAGGGCGCGTACGGCTACAACGCGCGCACCGACGTCTACGAGGACCTGGAGAAGGCCGGCGTCATCGACCCGACGAAGGTGGAGCGCACCGCGCTGCAGAACGCGGCCTCCGTCGCGTCCCTGCTGCTGACCACCGAGGCCATGGTCGCCGAGCGCCCGAAGGGCAAGGCGAAGGGCGCGGGTGCCGGCGCGGGCATGCCGGACTACGGCGGCGACGACATGGAGTACTGA
- a CDS encoding response regulator, with product MNILVVDDDLELCTLLSRFLEMHGYTVYSASDALQALDILERNQVGMVITDYIMPHLDGISFTEMLKADPRFQAIPVLLMTASTDGSVIDRGLRKGVALTLNKPLDMGQLLALMRFAE from the coding sequence GTGAACATCCTTGTCGTCGACGACGATCTCGAGCTGTGCACCTTGCTCTCTCGCTTCCTGGAGATGCATGGGTACACCGTGTACTCGGCGTCGGATGCCCTCCAGGCACTCGACATCCTCGAGCGCAACCAGGTGGGCATGGTCATCACCGACTACATCATGCCCCACCTGGACGGCATCTCCTTCACGGAGATGCTGAAGGCGGACCCGCGCTTCCAGGCCATCCCCGTGCTGCTGATGACGGCCAGCACGGATGGGAGTGTCATCGACCGGGGCCTGCGCAAGGGCGTGGCCCTGACGCTGAACAAGCCGCTGGACATGGGTCAGTTGCTCGCGCTGATGCGCTTCGCCGAGTAG
- a CDS encoding metallopeptidase family protein has protein sequence MEKRTGKRSGSGDPKARLEAVADAFEAGDMEAALAQVEGLLSDAPELPEALHYRAAVLAELGRLEDAGRAYGQALKAAPEDLEILLGAADCLVCQAGEDREAVEEGLSLCARGKRLAERADDVEMLYEFLLLEGMGHNQMGECEQALVSLDAALGHMPRSKEARLERGIALFELCRFEVARAEFEAVLKDAGDEAWAHHYLGLMAERRGDLKEAKRRFDKAQSLVPEDFPPPVELGEAEFDRAVEDAVKALPRHAKQYLDNVTIAVEDIPSEEDLVGQSPPLSPCILGVFRGTPVGERSVTNAYDHLTASIVLYQKNLERFAKTREELIEQIGITVMHEVGHLMGLDEDDLWQRGLD, from the coding sequence ATGGAGAAGCGGACCGGGAAGCGATCGGGGTCGGGGGACCCGAAGGCGCGTCTGGAGGCGGTGGCGGATGCCTTCGAGGCGGGCGACATGGAGGCGGCGTTGGCACAGGTGGAAGGTCTGCTTTCGGACGCACCGGAGCTGCCCGAGGCCCTGCACTATCGAGCCGCGGTGCTCGCGGAGCTGGGCCGCCTGGAGGACGCGGGCCGAGCCTATGGCCAGGCCCTGAAGGCGGCGCCGGAGGACCTTGAAATCCTGCTGGGCGCGGCCGACTGCCTCGTCTGCCAGGCGGGCGAGGACCGCGAGGCGGTGGAGGAAGGCCTGAGCCTGTGCGCGCGGGGCAAGCGGCTGGCCGAGCGCGCCGACGACGTGGAGATGCTCTACGAGTTCCTCTTGCTGGAGGGCATGGGGCACAACCAGATGGGCGAGTGCGAGCAGGCGCTGGTGAGCCTGGACGCGGCGCTCGGCCACATGCCGCGCTCGAAGGAGGCGAGGCTGGAGCGGGGCATCGCCCTGTTCGAGCTGTGCCGCTTCGAGGTCGCCCGCGCCGAGTTCGAGGCGGTGCTGAAGGACGCGGGCGACGAGGCCTGGGCGCACCACTACCTGGGGCTGATGGCGGAGCGGCGGGGCGACCTCAAGGAGGCGAAGCGGCGCTTCGACAAGGCCCAGTCCCTGGTGCCCGAGGACTTCCCTCCTCCGGTGGAGCTGGGCGAGGCGGAGTTCGACCGCGCGGTGGAGGACGCGGTGAAGGCGCTGCCTCGGCATGCGAAGCAGTACCTGGACAACGTCACCATCGCGGTGGAGGACATCCCGTCGGAGGAGGACCTGGTGGGCCAGTCCCCTCCCCTGTCGCCGTGCATCCTCGGCGTCTTCCGAGGCACCCCCGTGGGTGAGCGCAGCGTGACGAACGCGTATGACCACCTGACGGCGTCCATCGTGCTCTACCAGAAGAACCTGGAGCGCTTCGCGAAGACGCGCGAGGAGCTCATCGAGCAGATTGGAATCACCGTGATGCACGAGGTCGGTCACCTCATGGGACTGGATGAGGACGACCTGTGGCAGCGGGGGCTCGACTGA
- a CDS encoding NAD-dependent epimerase/dehydratase family protein, translating into MAGKVALFGASGVIGQSVANALKAQGRAYRVVGRSRASLEAQFGADPLAEVVTWNPDDPASVRAAARGVDTLIYMVGVNYWQFHLHPTLMRKTLDGAIAEGVKHFVHIGSVYPYGPPRTTPVRDDHPREPHTYKGRMRKEQEDLLLAAHAAGTLQATVLRLPDFYGPGVEASFLHRAFVAAASGKRAQLIGPIDALHEFIYVPDVGPIVTALMDTPRAYGRSWNLAGPGATSQRQMVDEMYRQTGRPTKLMTMGKGMLRLLGLFDPFMRELVEMHYLLTTPVLMDDTELRALLGEVRKTPYAEGIRQTLAFTKQHLAAVSRAPAATGRPHPVP; encoded by the coding sequence ATGGCAGGCAAGGTGGCGCTGTTCGGGGCCTCGGGAGTCATCGGCCAGAGTGTGGCGAACGCACTGAAGGCCCAGGGCAGGGCCTACCGGGTGGTGGGGCGCTCGCGTGCTTCCCTGGAAGCCCAGTTCGGCGCGGACCCGCTCGCCGAGGTCGTGACGTGGAACCCCGATGACCCGGCCTCGGTCCGCGCCGCCGCTCGCGGCGTGGACACGCTCATCTACATGGTCGGGGTCAACTACTGGCAGTTCCACCTGCACCCCACGCTGATGCGCAAGACGCTCGACGGCGCCATCGCGGAGGGCGTGAAGCACTTCGTCCACATCGGCTCCGTCTACCCGTACGGCCCGCCTCGCACCACGCCCGTGCGCGACGACCACCCGCGCGAGCCCCACACCTACAAGGGCCGCATGCGCAAGGAGCAGGAGGACCTCCTCCTCGCCGCGCACGCCGCCGGAACCCTCCAGGCCACCGTCCTGCGCCTCCCCGACTTCTACGGCCCCGGCGTCGAGGCCAGCTTCCTGCACCGCGCCTTCGTCGCCGCCGCCTCGGGCAAGCGCGCCCAGCTCATCGGCCCCATCGACGCGCTCCACGAGTTCATCTACGTCCCCGACGTCGGCCCCATCGTCACGGCGCTCATGGACACACCCCGCGCCTACGGCCGCTCCTGGAACCTCGCCGGCCCGGGCGCCACCAGCCAGCGGCAGATGGTCGACGAGATGTACCGGCAGACCGGCCGCCCCACGAAGCTCATGACCATGGGGAAGGGGATGCTGCGCCTGTTGGGCCTCTTCGACCCGTTCATGCGCGAGCTCGTGGAGATGCACTACCTGCTGACCACCCCCGTGCTCATGGATGACACGGAGCTGCGCGCGCTGCTCGGCGAGGTGCGCAAGACGCCCTACGCGGAGGGCATCCGCCAGACGCTGGCCTTCACGAAGCAGCACCTGGCCGCCGTCAGTCGAGCCCCCGCTGCCACAGGTCGTCCTCATCCAGTCCCATGA
- a CDS encoding TetR/AcrR family transcriptional regulator — MGISERKERQRAELREHILGVAREMVVKEGFSALSMRKLAEAVEYAPATLYLHFENREAIARELCVRGFGEFLAELEPAATAKEPLERLAVMAAAYVRFGLAHPETYRLIFMEDPKLSSELFQGAPDGAGPRSFALLSGVFEDLKSAGRLSAEAQPARLAETLWAGLHGIVSLKLTCAAFKDTRAEDLRDTLLETMVNGLPGLKPAKRER; from the coding sequence ATGGGGATTTCGGAGCGGAAGGAGCGGCAGCGGGCGGAGCTGCGCGAGCACATCCTGGGGGTGGCGCGGGAGATGGTGGTGAAGGAGGGGTTCAGCGCGCTGTCGATGCGCAAGTTGGCGGAGGCGGTGGAGTACGCGCCGGCGACGCTGTACCTGCACTTCGAGAACCGGGAGGCGATTGCCCGGGAGTTGTGCGTGCGGGGGTTCGGGGAGTTCCTGGCGGAGCTGGAGCCCGCGGCCACGGCGAAGGAGCCGCTGGAGCGGCTGGCGGTGATGGCGGCGGCCTATGTGCGGTTCGGGTTGGCGCACCCGGAGACGTACCGGCTCATCTTCATGGAAGACCCGAAGTTGTCGAGCGAGCTCTTCCAGGGGGCGCCGGACGGGGCGGGTCCGCGTTCGTTCGCGCTGCTGAGCGGCGTGTTCGAGGACCTGAAGTCAGCGGGGAGGCTGTCGGCGGAGGCGCAGCCCGCGAGGCTCGCGGAGACCTTGTGGGCGGGGCTGCATGGGATTGTGAGCCTGAAGCTGACGTGCGCGGCGTTCAAGGACACGCGCGCGGAGGACCTGCGCGACACGCTGCTGGAGACGATGGTGAATGGGCTGCCGGGGTTGAAGCCGGCGAAGAGAGAGCGTTGA
- a CDS encoding immunity 52 family protein gives MKENYYVGVYWPGRVEPVEAYARRAAGFFGSLRTIEPSLGRWFEKAASRADALRRPIAPNAESLMGLYKAKSRRDAAVSLSAWNGERDGASTSVRISCGSAPGGLSDLCVMELPTEDEARARVVTAPVLARILRAAVDSWDAEWGVATSIAHRDAVSEFATPGTFMGWATYVSRQRGPVPPLPSRVCVEPVGDKGTLIVLTPERFTASNPEHVELAEVVRASLDRAGLLKPLQAQP, from the coding sequence ATGAAGGAGAATTACTACGTTGGGGTCTACTGGCCGGGCCGGGTCGAGCCAGTCGAGGCATACGCTCGCCGGGCAGCGGGCTTCTTCGGTTCGCTGCGCACCATTGAGCCTTCTCTGGGGCGATGGTTTGAGAAAGCCGCGTCCCGCGCGGATGCTCTTCGGCGTCCGATTGCGCCGAACGCGGAGTCCCTGATGGGGCTCTACAAGGCGAAGTCACGACGTGATGCTGCGGTCTCCCTCTCTGCGTGGAATGGAGAGCGGGACGGCGCGAGCACCAGCGTCAGGATCTCGTGTGGTTCTGCTCCGGGGGGATTGAGTGACCTGTGCGTGATGGAGCTTCCAACCGAGGACGAAGCCAGGGCGCGCGTGGTGACTGCCCCTGTTCTCGCGCGGATTCTGCGCGCGGCTGTCGATTCGTGGGACGCAGAATGGGGCGTTGCCACGTCCATCGCTCATCGAGACGCGGTGTCGGAGTTCGCGACTCCTGGCACGTTCATGGGATGGGCGACCTACGTTTCCCGGCAGCGAGGACCGGTGCCGCCACTGCCTTCTCGGGTCTGCGTCGAGCCCGTCGGGGACAAGGGAACCCTCATCGTCCTGACTCCTGAGCGCTTCACGGCAAGCAACCCGGAGCATGTCGAGTTGGCTGAAGTGGTTCGCGCGTCGCTGGACCGAGCGGGACTGTTGAAGCCGCTCCAGGCCCAACCGTAG
- a CDS encoding Tox-REase-5 domain-containing protein, producing MLLGKDVTLGQFPARVAVGFMLREVLVTGEVSRAELARRVERFSGVAVLRPDGCLAWVLSGRTQQRVGEVEWKDGAFRAGLFQLGAFYSGKSGVFREMGSSLEELRGGAYADVHDDADYLSRSLDGAEEAFVGLALAVGKFFSSSPEENLEAFRQMPAAVVALIKSSPEYLERFKYMTRGEQIQAVSKMVTNLIATWGAASSTTRTLQGATLATAEVPVLSVSAQGALALERVSVPVGRAAAVLNGGPGAAIVLHRAGTAAQQGGPSEGGPGRWESASESMSDASREYQAQVTGAPIGKVYNVEGVRFDGFNLGVLLETKGPGYAKFLKDGSFRAWFRGADGMLDQARRQFEVARGTPIHWHFAEREVASAVRDLFRTEGLGAIKVVHTPIAP from the coding sequence GTGCTGCTGGGCAAGGACGTGACGCTGGGGCAATTCCCGGCCCGTGTCGCGGTGGGTTTCATGCTGCGCGAGGTTCTTGTCACGGGCGAGGTGTCGCGGGCCGAGCTGGCGCGGCGAGTGGAGCGCTTCTCCGGAGTCGCGGTGCTCCGGCCTGACGGTTGTCTTGCATGGGTGTTGTCGGGGCGGACGCAACAGCGAGTCGGAGAGGTCGAGTGGAAGGATGGGGCCTTCCGCGCGGGCTTGTTCCAACTGGGTGCCTTCTACTCGGGCAAGAGTGGTGTCTTCCGTGAAATGGGCTCGTCGCTGGAGGAGCTTCGCGGCGGGGCCTACGCGGATGTGCATGACGATGCGGACTACTTGAGCCGCTCCCTGGACGGTGCCGAAGAGGCATTTGTGGGACTGGCCCTCGCGGTGGGGAAGTTCTTCTCATCGTCGCCTGAGGAGAACCTCGAAGCGTTCCGACAGATGCCCGCCGCCGTGGTGGCGCTCATCAAGTCGTCGCCGGAGTACCTGGAGCGCTTCAAGTACATGACGCGCGGCGAACAGATTCAGGCCGTCTCGAAGATGGTCACGAACCTGATTGCGACCTGGGGGGCTGCATCCTCCACGACGCGCACGTTGCAGGGAGCCACGCTGGCCACGGCGGAAGTGCCAGTGCTCTCGGTGTCAGCCCAAGGCGCGCTTGCCCTGGAGCGAGTGTCCGTGCCGGTAGGCCGAGCTGCGGCGGTGCTGAATGGCGGGCCCGGAGCGGCCATCGTCCTTCATCGGGCGGGTACGGCGGCGCAGCAAGGAGGTCCGTCCGAAGGAGGGCCAGGAAGATGGGAAAGCGCGAGTGAGAGCATGAGCGATGCGTCTCGCGAGTATCAGGCTCAGGTGACTGGGGCGCCGATTGGGAAGGTCTACAATGTAGAGGGCGTCCGGTTCGATGGATTCAATCTGGGCGTCCTCCTTGAAACGAAGGGACCGGGGTATGCCAAGTTCCTCAAGGATGGGAGCTTCAGGGCATGGTTCCGAGGCGCGGATGGAATGCTTGACCAGGCGAGGAGGCAGTTCGAGGTGGCGAGGGGGACTCCGATTCACTGGCATTTCGCTGAGCGCGAAGTCGCGAGCGCTGTGAGGGACCTCTTCCGGACTGAGGGGCTTGGCGCGATCAAGGTCGTACACACCCCGATTGCCCCCTAG
- a CDS encoding DUF4291 domain-containing protein, with protein MSPTREVRADFDRTSIVMYQAYPDAIADVAVKEQTFGPPFSTGRMTWIKPSFLWLMHRSNWGRKSGQERTLAVRIRRSGWVEALGAAVLTSFEPKAHASPEAWRKAFEAAPVHVQWDPERTLRGAGLPHDSIQVGLGRAIIQRFVDDWIVSITDLTPLVQKVRKHLDEGRADQAARLLPKEAVFPVPAELMRPLGM; from the coding sequence GTGAGCCCCACCCGAGAAGTCCGCGCTGACTTCGACCGGACCTCCATCGTGATGTATCAGGCCTATCCGGATGCCATCGCCGACGTGGCCGTGAAGGAGCAGACGTTCGGCCCGCCCTTCTCGACGGGACGGATGACGTGGATCAAACCCAGCTTCCTCTGGCTGATGCATCGCTCCAACTGGGGGCGCAAGAGCGGCCAGGAGCGGACGCTCGCGGTGCGAATCCGGCGCTCGGGCTGGGTGGAAGCACTCGGCGCCGCGGTGCTCACCAGCTTCGAGCCCAAGGCCCATGCCTCCCCAGAGGCCTGGCGCAAGGCGTTCGAGGCCGCCCCCGTCCATGTGCAGTGGGACCCCGAGCGCACGCTGCGAGGCGCCGGACTGCCTCATGACAGCATCCAGGTCGGCCTGGGCCGAGCCATCATCCAGCGCTTCGTGGATGACTGGATTGTCTCCATCACCGACCTGACACCGCTCGTGCAGAAGGTGCGCAAGCACCTGGACGAAGGACGCGCGGACCAGGCCGCGCGACTCCTGCCAAAGGAAGCCGTCTTCCCAGTCCCAGCCGAGCTGATGCGTCCCCTCGGGATGTGA
- a CDS encoding PKD domain-containing protein, which yields MPLSKPSAAPLPSRLLSVLAALALTLATPTALAASAIYGGGPFYSGGTAVMDDLRASGFTTVILWSFHIEDNGDLVYNDIPVVKNGAYMGDPGWPTRLATLKTAPTSVRRIEVSIGAWSVPDFERMARLVNGTAAGCGSTIVCGTGTNSILYRNFLALKNATGADAVNFDDESAYDLTPTTTFSQMLIGQGYKITFAPYTQQTFWRNLRNNLGSAVDAIYLQVYAGGAGNNPASWNTAMGMTVDPGLWSKNGTNCTSGDSPATVQSRMANWKTTAGIRGGFMWLYDDIQKCSAQGTSAQYAAAINTAVSGNTPPVANFSFTVSSLTATFTDSSTDSDGTITSRSWNFGDGTTSTATHPSRTYASAGNYNVSLTVTDNGGASHTRTQTVSVGAGNINLALNKPTTSSTPCNSNEASAKAVNGSVSGGNTDKFCSLVSPAWMQIDLGSAQTVSSFTLRHAAAGGESANWNTRAFTLQVSSNGTTWSTPVTVTNNTSNVSTHPITPVSARYIRLDVSTPTQNGDPATRLYELEVR from the coding sequence ATGCCTCTCTCGAAGCCGTCCGCTGCCCCCCTCCCCTCCCGTCTGTTGTCAGTCCTCGCCGCGCTCGCCCTCACGCTCGCCACACCGACCGCGCTCGCGGCCTCGGCCATCTATGGCGGCGGCCCGTTCTATTCCGGCGGCACCGCCGTGATGGATGACCTCCGCGCCTCGGGGTTCACCACCGTCATCCTCTGGAGCTTCCACATCGAGGACAACGGCGACCTCGTCTACAACGACATCCCCGTCGTCAAGAATGGCGCCTACATGGGTGACCCCGGATGGCCGACCCGCCTCGCCACGCTCAAGACCGCGCCCACCTCCGTCCGCCGCATCGAGGTCTCCATCGGCGCCTGGAGCGTCCCCGACTTCGAGCGCATGGCCCGCCTGGTCAACGGCACTGCCGCCGGCTGTGGCTCCACCATCGTCTGTGGCACCGGGACCAACAGCATCCTCTACCGGAACTTCCTCGCCCTGAAGAACGCCACTGGCGCCGACGCGGTGAACTTCGATGACGAGAGCGCCTACGACCTGACTCCGACCACCACCTTCAGCCAGATGCTCATCGGCCAGGGCTACAAGATCACCTTCGCGCCCTACACCCAGCAGACGTTCTGGCGGAACCTCCGGAACAACCTCGGCAGCGCCGTCGACGCCATCTACCTCCAGGTCTACGCGGGTGGCGCCGGCAACAACCCCGCGAGCTGGAACACCGCGATGGGGATGACCGTCGACCCGGGCCTCTGGTCCAAGAACGGCACCAACTGCACCTCGGGCGACAGCCCCGCCACCGTCCAGTCCCGGATGGCCAACTGGAAGACCACCGCGGGCATCCGGGGCGGCTTCATGTGGCTCTACGACGACATCCAGAAGTGCTCCGCCCAGGGCACGTCCGCGCAGTACGCCGCCGCCATCAACACCGCCGTCAGCGGCAACACCCCGCCCGTCGCGAACTTCAGCTTCACCGTCAGCAGCCTCACCGCGACCTTCACCGACTCCTCCACCGACTCCGACGGCACCATCACCTCGCGCAGCTGGAACTTCGGCGACGGCACCACCTCCACCGCGACCCACCCCTCGCGCACCTACGCGAGCGCCGGCAACTACAACGTCTCCCTGACCGTCACCGACAACGGCGGCGCGAGCCACACCAGGACGCAGACTGTCTCGGTCGGCGCGGGCAACATCAACCTCGCGCTCAACAAGCCCACCACCAGCTCGACCCCGTGCAACAGCAACGAGGCTTCCGCCAAGGCCGTCAACGGAAGTGTCTCCGGCGGCAACACCGACAAGTTCTGCTCGCTCGTCTCACCCGCGTGGATGCAGATCGACCTGGGCTCCGCGCAGACGGTCAGCAGCTTCACGCTCCGCCACGCCGCCGCCGGAGGCGAATCCGCGAACTGGAACACCCGGGCCTTCACCCTCCAGGTCTCCAGCAACGGCACCACCTGGAGCACGCCCGTCACCGTGACGAACAACACCAGCAACGTGTCGACCCACCCCATCACCCCGGTGTCGGCTCGCTACATCCGCCTCGACGTGTCGACCCCCACCCAGAACGGTGACCCCGCCACGCGGCTCTACGAGCTCGAAGTCCGCTGA